In the genome of Polaribacter sp. MED152, one region contains:
- the pta gene encoding phosphate acetyltransferase: MSKAIYVTTIEPNSGKSLISLGVLRMMLTKSTKVGYFRPIINKSKTDSFDNHTNTAINFFNLDLDYNDCHVYEQSEVVELLSEGKEDEIIHKIIGKYKSLEQRFDYVLVEGTDFSGEGGFTEIDVNLMVAKNLGIPVLIVGAGNGKKKKDFINTMQLTYNSFIQKEVDVIGLIANKTETDEIEYVKDQLAKSIAGDIQIDVIPKVDFLAYPTVKEVVEELEGKVLFGEQFLDNAIGSFSTGAMQLRNYLTHIKNNALVITPGDRADIILGALQANASSNYPNISGIILTGGLIPEDSIIKLIEGVQSTIPIISVKGGTFGISNKIGAVKPKIYATNRKKILLALDTFDAHVNATGLTNTLSNFNSERLTPSMFQYNLLQSARAHKKHIVLPEGNDERIIRAAARLQLLNIVDLTLLGDKREIQAKCNQLGIQIDLEQIQVLNPEDSIHNDAFGKTLYEARKHKGMTETTAKDLTRDVSYFGTLMILNGLADGMVSGAVHTTMHTIKPALQIIKTKPGVSVVSSVFFMCLSDRVSVMGDCAVNPNPNAEQLAEIAISSAQSAEAFGIEAKVAMLSYSSGSSGKGEEVEKVRKATDIVKTKEPSLKIEGPIQYDAAVDMSVAKTKMPDSAVAGQASVLIFPDLNTGNNTYKAIQRETGALAIGPMLQGLNKPVNDLSRGCTVDDIFNTVLLTAIQAEQG; encoded by the coding sequence ATGAGTAAAGCAATTTACGTTACAACCATAGAACCAAATAGTGGTAAATCTTTAATATCACTTGGCGTTTTAAGAATGATGCTGACTAAATCTACAAAAGTGGGCTATTTCAGACCAATTATCAACAAAAGCAAAACCGATAGTTTTGATAACCACACAAACACGGCTATTAACTTTTTTAATTTAGACCTAGACTACAATGATTGCCATGTTTACGAGCAAAGTGAAGTTGTAGAGTTGTTAAGCGAAGGAAAAGAAGATGAAATAATTCATAAAATAATTGGCAAATACAAAAGCTTAGAACAAAGATTCGATTACGTTTTAGTAGAAGGAACAGATTTTTCAGGTGAAGGTGGTTTTACTGAAATTGACGTGAATTTAATGGTTGCCAAAAATTTAGGAATTCCTGTTTTAATTGTTGGTGCAGGAAATGGTAAAAAGAAAAAGGATTTTATCAATACAATGCAATTAACCTACAACTCTTTTATTCAGAAAGAAGTGGATGTTATTGGTTTAATTGCGAATAAAACAGAAACTGACGAAATTGAGTATGTAAAAGATCAACTAGCAAAATCAATTGCAGGAGACATACAAATAGATGTAATTCCGAAAGTAGATTTTTTAGCTTATCCAACAGTAAAAGAAGTTGTAGAAGAATTAGAGGGTAAAGTTTTATTTGGAGAACAATTTTTAGATAATGCTATTGGAAGTTTCAGTACTGGAGCAATGCAACTAAGAAATTACCTTACTCACATTAAAAACAATGCACTTGTTATAACTCCTGGAGATAGAGCAGATATTATCTTAGGTGCTTTACAAGCAAATGCATCTAGCAATTACCCTAATATTTCTGGAATCATTTTAACTGGTGGCTTAATTCCTGAAGATTCAATTATCAAGTTGATTGAAGGAGTACAATCTACCATTCCAATTATTTCTGTAAAAGGAGGCACATTTGGCATATCAAACAAAATAGGTGCTGTAAAACCTAAAATTTATGCAACTAACAGAAAAAAGATTTTATTAGCTTTAGACACTTTTGATGCGCATGTAAACGCAACAGGATTAACAAATACGCTTTCTAATTTTAATTCTGAAAGATTAACGCCAAGCATGTTTCAATACAATTTACTGCAAAGCGCAAGAGCACATAAAAAGCATATTGTATTGCCAGAAGGAAATGACGAAAGAATTATTAGAGCTGCAGCTAGATTACAACTTTTAAATATTGTTGATTTAACTTTATTAGGAGATAAAAGAGAAATTCAGGCCAAGTGTAATCAATTAGGAATTCAGATTGATCTCGAACAAATTCAAGTTTTAAACCCTGAAGATTCCATTCATAATGATGCTTTTGGCAAAACACTTTATGAGGCTAGAAAGCATAAAGGAATGACAGAAACCACAGCAAAAGATTTAACAAGAGATGTATCTTATTTTGGAACACTTATGATTCTAAATGGTTTAGCTGATGGTATGGTTTCTGGAGCTGTACACACAACTATGCACACTATAAAACCTGCCTTACAAATCATAAAAACCAAACCTGGTGTTTCTGTAGTTTCTTCAGTATTTTTTATGTGTTTGTCAGATAGAGTTTCTGTTATGGGTGATTGTGCTGTAAATCCAAATCCGAATGCAGAACAATTAGCAGAAATTGCAATTTCATCTGCACAATCTGCAGAAGCCTTTGGTATAGAAGCAAAAGTGGCAATGTTATCCTATTCATCAGGAAGCTCTGGAAAAGGTGAAGAAGTAGAAAAAGTTAGAAAAGCTACTGATATTGTAAAAACAAAAGAACCAAGTTTAAAGATAGAAGGTCCAATACAATATGATGCAGCTGTAGACATGTCTGTTGCAAAAACTAAAATGCCAGATTCAGCTGTTGCTGGGCAAGCATCTGTATTAATTTTCCCTGATTTAAATACTGGTAATAATACTTACAAAGCTATTCAAAGGGAAACTGGAGCTTTAGCAATTGGCCCTATGTTACAAGGTTTGAATAAGCCCGTAAACGATTTAAGTAGAGGCTGTACTGTAGATGATATTTTCAATACTGTTTTATTAACCGCTATTCAAGCAGAACAAGGATAA
- a CDS encoding acyl-CoA carboxylase subunit beta: MDINFNKNEDYNKLLVSDLKKRFAHVKLGGGQKRIDKLHAKGKMTARERVDYLLDSNTKSIEIGAFAGEDMYQEHGGCPSGGVIVKIGYIKGKQCIVVANDATVKAGAWFPITGKKNLRAQEISIENKLPIIYLVDSAGVYLPMQDEIFPDKEHFGRIFRNNAVMSSMGITQISAVMGSCVAGGAYLPIMSDEALIVDKTASIFLAGSYLVKAAIGESIDNETLGGATTHCEISGVTDYKAKDDKDALDKIKFIVDKIGDFDKAGFSKTESFEPKENQDDIFGILPRERNAQYDMLEIIKRLVDKSEFEQYKEGYGQTILTGYARIDGWAVGIVANQRKLVKTTASKTKPTEMQFGGVIYNDSADKATRFIANCNQKKIPLVFLQDVTGFMVGSKSEHGGIIKDGAKMVNAVSNSVVPKFTIVIGNSYGAGNYAMCGKAYDPNLIVAWPSAELAVMSGNSAAKVLLQIETASLKKKGEEITPEKEAELFEEIKSRYDKQISPYYAAARIWTDAVINPLDTRTWISMGIEAANHAPIEKKFNMGVLQV, from the coding sequence ATGGATATTAACTTCAATAAGAACGAAGATTACAATAAACTTTTAGTTTCAGATTTAAAAAAACGTTTTGCCCACGTAAAATTAGGTGGTGGCCAAAAAAGAATTGATAAACTTCATGCAAAAGGAAAAATGACTGCTCGTGAACGTGTAGATTATTTATTAGATAGCAATACTAAATCGATTGAGATAGGTGCTTTTGCAGGTGAAGACATGTACCAAGAACATGGAGGATGCCCTTCAGGAGGTGTTATTGTTAAAATTGGTTACATTAAAGGAAAACAATGCATTGTAGTTGCCAATGATGCAACAGTTAAAGCTGGTGCTTGGTTTCCAATAACAGGTAAAAAGAATTTAAGAGCACAAGAAATATCTATAGAAAATAAACTACCAATTATTTACTTAGTAGATTCTGCAGGGGTTTACCTACCAATGCAAGATGAAATTTTTCCTGACAAAGAACATTTTGGAAGAATTTTTAGAAACAATGCAGTTATGAGTTCTATGGGCATCACACAAATTTCTGCAGTTATGGGAAGTTGTGTTGCAGGTGGTGCTTATTTACCGATTATGAGTGATGAGGCTTTAATTGTAGATAAAACTGCCAGTATTTTTCTTGCAGGTAGTTATTTAGTAAAAGCTGCAATTGGAGAAAGTATAGATAATGAAACTTTAGGTGGTGCAACAACTCACTGTGAAATATCTGGAGTTACTGATTACAAGGCTAAAGATGATAAAGATGCATTAGATAAAATTAAATTCATCGTAGACAAAATTGGTGATTTTGATAAAGCAGGTTTTAGCAAAACTGAATCTTTTGAGCCTAAAGAAAATCAAGATGATATTTTCGGAATTTTACCAAGAGAAAGAAATGCGCAATATGATATGTTAGAAATCATTAAGCGTTTAGTAGACAAATCTGAATTTGAACAATATAAAGAGGGTTATGGACAAACCATTTTAACTGGTTATGCAAGAATTGATGGTTGGGCTGTTGGTATCGTAGCTAATCAAAGAAAATTAGTAAAAACAACAGCTTCTAAAACTAAACCAACTGAAATGCAATTTGGTGGAGTTATTTATAACGATTCTGCTGATAAAGCCACACGTTTTATAGCTAATTGTAATCAGAAAAAAATACCATTGGTATTCTTGCAAGATGTTACAGGTTTTATGGTGGGTTCAAAATCTGAACATGGAGGAATTATTAAAGATGGTGCAAAAATGGTAAATGCAGTGAGTAATTCTGTTGTACCAAAATTCACTATTGTTATTGGTAATTCTTATGGAGCAGGAAATTATGCAATGTGTGGCAAGGCTTACGATCCTAATTTAATTGTAGCTTGGCCAAGTGCTGAACTTGCTGTAATGAGTGGTAATTCTGCAGCAAAAGTTTTATTGCAAATAGAAACAGCATCACTAAAAAAGAAAGGTGAAGAAATTACACCAGAAAAAGAAGCTGAATTGTTCGAAGAAATAAAATCGAGATACGACAAACAGATTTCTCCTTATTATGCTGCTGCAAGAATATGGACAGACGCAGTTATAAATCCTCTTGATACAAGAACTTGGATTTCTATGGGAATAGAAGCTGCAAACCACGCTCCTATTGAGAAAAAATTTAATATGGGAGTTTTACAAGTTTAA
- a CDS encoding helix-turn-helix domain-containing protein — MTIEDEYIRLIFGLKLKQIRTERNLSLFGLAKLSGLSKSYLNEIEKGKKYPKTDKILLLSESLEVSYDNLVSLKLDKNLAPIGEILQSKILKEIPLNLFGIKENVLIDIIANAPAKVNAFISTIIKIAQNYNLTRESFFLASLRSYQEAHNNYFDDIESDVEKFAKAYHINLSQRIKSKDLEEILVEEFNYEIDTSELKKHKHLEGLRNIYIPSKKILLVDPKISEEQKTFIYAKELAYNFLKIEERLYTFPWINFESFDQVLNNFIASYFAGALIIPRKNLTEKLTNFFAQEEWNSLKLHQIIKSFNCSQETFYQRLTNILPKYFNIKNLFFLRFTHFNNSKEYRLNKELHITQQQAPHANRNNEHYCRRWASIKTIKALETSKKDRSTFGVQISSYVNQKNEYLVLSSAAQDPFKKNISRSVTIGVLLSPQLKKKINFLKENTFPKQIVGVTCETCSVQNCSDRVASPSRLIKKEKYEEIAKTVDEIIKSYS, encoded by the coding sequence ATGACAATTGAAGACGAATACATAAGGTTAATTTTTGGATTAAAACTAAAACAGATAAGAACAGAGAGAAACTTATCTCTTTTTGGTTTGGCCAAGCTTTCTGGCTTATCTAAATCTTATTTAAATGAAATAGAGAAAGGAAAAAAATATCCAAAAACCGACAAAATTCTTTTACTTTCTGAAAGTTTAGAGGTTTCTTATGACAATTTAGTATCACTAAAACTTGATAAAAATTTAGCACCTATTGGAGAGATTTTACAATCAAAAATTCTAAAAGAAATTCCTTTAAATCTATTTGGCATCAAAGAAAATGTTCTTATTGATATTATTGCAAATGCACCAGCTAAAGTTAATGCATTCATTAGCACCATTATAAAAATTGCTCAGAACTATAATTTAACTAGAGAAAGCTTTTTCTTAGCCTCTTTGCGTTCTTACCAAGAAGCGCACAATAATTACTTTGATGATATAGAAAGTGATGTGGAAAAGTTTGCAAAAGCTTATCACATTAATTTGTCTCAACGCATAAAATCGAAGGATTTAGAAGAAATTTTAGTTGAAGAATTTAATTACGAGATTGACACTTCCGAGTTAAAAAAACACAAACATTTAGAAGGTTTACGTAACATTTACATTCCGTCTAAAAAAATATTGTTAGTAGATCCAAAAATATCCGAAGAACAAAAAACCTTTATTTACGCTAAAGAATTAGCTTACAATTTTTTAAAAATTGAAGAGCGATTATATACTTTTCCTTGGATAAACTTTGAAAGTTTTGATCAAGTTCTTAATAATTTTATAGCTTCTTATTTTGCTGGAGCTTTAATAATTCCGAGAAAAAATCTTACTGAAAAATTAACCAATTTCTTTGCTCAAGAAGAATGGAACTCTTTAAAACTGCATCAAATTATTAAAAGTTTTAATTGTAGTCAAGAAACATTCTATCAACGATTAACAAACATACTTCCAAAGTATTTCAATATTAAAAATCTATTCTTTTTACGCTTTACACATTTTAATAACTCAAAAGAATATAGACTAAATAAAGAATTGCACATTACTCAACAGCAAGCACCTCATGCTAATAGAAATAATGAGCATTATTGCAGAAGATGGGCATCTATAAAAACAATAAAAGCCTTAGAAACTTCTAAAAAAGACAGATCTACTTTTGGCGTACAAATATCTTCATATGTAAATCAAAAAAATGAATATTTAGTACTATCCTCAGCAGCACAAGATCCATTTAAAAAGAATATTAGCAGAAGTGTAACTATTGGTGTGTTACTATCTCCTCAATTAAAAAAGAAAATTAATTTCTTAAAAGAAAACACATTTCCGAAACAAATTGTGGGTGTAACTTGCGAAACTTGTTCTGTACAAAATTGTTCAGATCGAGTCGCCTCTCCAAGTCGATTAATCAAAAAAGAAAAGTACGAAGAAATTGCAAAAACTGTTGATGAAATTATAAAATCGTACAGTTAA
- the aceB gene encoding malate synthase A: protein MYEQVISRTIEFEGFETETYKSILTPEAQAFLIKLHDKFNDQRLKLLEDRKIEQAYFDAGNYPTFPKETESIRNSNWLCASLPKDLLDRRVEITGPVDRKMVINALNSGAKTFMADFEDSNSPSIQNNLNGQINLRDANCKTISFYNEKKNKRYQLNDDTATLLVRPRGLHLNEKYFKIEGEAMSGSLVDFGLYFFHNIKTLQEQGSATYFYLPKLEHYLEARFWNDVFVFAQDELNIPQKTIKATVLVETITASFQLDEIIYELRSHMAGLNCGRWDYIFSYIKKFRNHTNFMVPNRGQVTMSSPFMKAYSLRVIQRCHKRGVHAMGGMAAQIPIKNDEMANQVAFRKVINDKELEVKNGHDGTWVAHPGLVSVAMAVFNENMPTKNQIHVKRNDLNISEADLVEMPQGSITEEGIRKNINVGILYIESWLRGNGAAAIYNLMEDAATAEISRTQVWLWLHNNIKIDGNQVFNAEMYQQLKMEELEKIKTLVGENTFNNGKFSLATDLFDELVLSKEYKEFLTLDAYQYI, encoded by the coding sequence ATGTATGAACAAGTAATTTCTAGAACAATTGAGTTTGAAGGTTTCGAAACTGAAACGTACAAATCAATCTTAACCCCAGAAGCGCAAGCCTTTTTGATTAAACTTCATGATAAGTTTAATGATCAGAGGTTAAAACTGTTAGAAGACAGAAAAATTGAACAGGCATATTTTGATGCAGGTAATTATCCAACGTTTCCAAAAGAAACAGAATCTATTAGAAACTCTAATTGGTTGTGTGCTTCTTTGCCAAAAGATTTATTAGATAGACGTGTTGAGATTACAGGTCCTGTAGATCGTAAAATGGTAATTAATGCACTCAATTCTGGTGCTAAAACATTTATGGCAGATTTTGAGGATAGCAATTCTCCTAGTATTCAGAATAATTTAAACGGTCAAATTAATCTAAGGGATGCAAATTGTAAAACGATAAGTTTCTATAATGAGAAGAAAAATAAAAGGTATCAATTAAATGATGATACTGCCACTTTATTGGTTAGGCCTAGAGGTTTACATTTAAATGAAAAATACTTCAAAATTGAAGGAGAGGCAATGTCTGGTTCATTAGTAGATTTTGGATTGTACTTTTTTCATAATATTAAAACATTGCAAGAACAAGGTTCTGCAACTTATTTCTACCTGCCTAAATTAGAACATTATTTAGAAGCTCGTTTTTGGAATGATGTTTTTGTATTTGCTCAAGACGAACTAAATATTCCACAGAAAACAATTAAGGCTACAGTTTTGGTAGAAACAATTACTGCTAGTTTTCAGCTAGATGAAATAATTTATGAATTGAGAAGCCACATGGCTGGTTTAAATTGTGGTAGATGGGATTATATTTTTTCTTACATCAAAAAGTTTAGAAATCATACCAATTTTATGGTGCCTAACAGAGGTCAAGTTACAATGAGTTCACCTTTTATGAAGGCATATTCTCTAAGAGTTATACAAAGATGTCATAAAAGGGGAGTTCATGCAATGGGTGGAATGGCTGCTCAGATTCCAATAAAGAATGATGAAATGGCCAATCAAGTTGCCTTTAGAAAAGTTATAAATGATAAGGAGTTAGAGGTTAAAAATGGTCATGATGGTACTTGGGTCGCACATCCTGGTTTGGTTAGTGTTGCTATGGCTGTTTTTAACGAAAACATGCCAACAAAAAATCAGATTCACGTAAAAAGAAATGATTTAAATATTTCTGAAGCAGATCTTGTAGAAATGCCTCAAGGAAGCATTACAGAAGAAGGTATTAGGAAAAACATTAACGTTGGTATTTTATATATAGAAAGCTGGTTAAGAGGAAATGGAGCTGCTGCAATCTATAATTTAATGGAGGATGCTGCTACTGCTGAAATTTCTAGAACACAGGTATGGCTTTGGTTACATAACAACATCAAGATTGATGGAAATCAAGTTTTTAATGCAGAGATGTATCAACAATTGAAAATGGAAGAATTAGAAAAAATTAAAACTTTAGTAGGAGAAAATACATTTAACAATGGTAAATTTTCTTTGGCTACAGATTTATTTGATGAATTGGTCTTATCTAAAGAATACAAAGAATTTTTAACCTTAGACGCTTATCAATATATTTAA
- a CDS encoding isocitrate lyase: protein MKNLSQPSYSSALETVQNLKKKFGGSWQSINAENAARMVTQNQFKTGLDIAKYTAGIIRKDMAEYDADSSKYTQSLGCWHGFVAQQKMISVKKHHKTTSKRYLYLSGWMVAALRSEFGPLPDQSMHEKTAVPALIAEIYDFLRQADAIELNDLFRRLENGEDVQSEIDNFESHIVPIIADIDAGFGNEEATYLLAKKMIQAGACALQIENQVSDAKQCGHQDGKVTVPHEDFIAKLNAIRYAFIELGVEEGVIVARTDSEGAGLTQKLPVSQEPGDLASQYLAFVDAEEITLNEAKEDEVLMKRGGKLLRPIRLANGLYKFKEGSNIDRVVLDCITSLQNGADLLWIETPTPNVAQIASMVNRVRKVVPDAKLVYNNSPSFNWTLNFRKQVYEEMASTGLDILHYDKENLMDEKYDGSYLCKRADEKIRTFQMDSSREAGIFHHLITLPTYHTTALHMNDLTEGYFGEQGMLAYVKGVQRQEIRKGVSCVKHQRMAGSDLGDDHKTFFAGDKALKAGGTKNTSNQFESGKANKKAKIEVSKVA from the coding sequence ATGAAAAATTTATCACAACCTAGTTACAGCTCTGCATTAGAAACAGTTCAAAATTTAAAGAAGAAGTTTGGTGGATCTTGGCAATCAATTAATGCAGAGAATGCTGCAAGAATGGTTACGCAAAATCAATTTAAAACAGGTTTAGATATTGCAAAATATACAGCAGGTATTATCAGAAAAGATATGGCTGAATATGATGCAGATTCAAGTAAGTACACTCAATCTTTAGGTTGCTGGCATGGCTTTGTTGCTCAACAAAAAATGATATCTGTAAAGAAACATCATAAAACAACAAGTAAAAGATATTTATACTTATCTGGATGGATGGTTGCTGCTTTACGCTCTGAATTTGGGCCATTACCAGACCAATCTATGCATGAGAAAACTGCTGTTCCAGCCTTAATTGCAGAAATCTATGATTTTTTAAGACAAGCAGATGCTATTGAACTGAATGATTTATTCAGACGTTTAGAAAATGGGGAAGATGTGCAGTCTGAAATAGATAATTTCGAGTCTCATATTGTGCCAATTATTGCAGATATAGATGCTGGTTTTGGTAATGAAGAGGCAACTTATTTATTGGCAAAAAAAATGATTCAAGCTGGTGCTTGTGCATTACAAATAGAAAACCAAGTTTCTGATGCTAAACAATGTGGGCATCAAGATGGAAAAGTGACTGTGCCTCATGAAGATTTTATTGCAAAATTAAATGCAATTCGATATGCATTTATAGAATTGGGTGTAGAGGAAGGAGTAATTGTGGCTAGAACAGACTCTGAAGGTGCAGGTTTAACCCAAAAATTACCTGTAAGCCAAGAACCAGGAGATTTAGCGTCACAATATTTAGCATTTGTAGATGCTGAAGAAATCACTTTAAATGAAGCTAAAGAAGATGAGGTTTTAATGAAAAGAGGAGGTAAGTTGTTAAGACCAATTCGTTTGGCTAATGGTTTGTACAAATTTAAAGAAGGTTCTAATATAGATAGAGTAGTTTTAGACTGTATTACAAGCTTACAAAATGGAGCAGATCTTCTTTGGATTGAAACACCAACGCCTAATGTAGCGCAAATTGCTTCTATGGTAAACAGAGTTAGAAAAGTGGTTCCAGATGCTAAATTGGTTTATAATAATTCGCCTTCGTTTAATTGGACGTTAAACTTTAGAAAACAAGTGTATGAAGAAATGGCATCTACAGGTTTAGATATTTTACATTATGATAAAGAAAACTTAATGGATGAGAAATATGATGGTTCTTACCTTTGTAAACGAGCAGATGAAAAAATTAGAACGTTTCAAATGGATAGTTCAAGAGAAGCAGGTATTTTTCATCATTTAATTACATTGCCTACATACCATACAACAGCATTGCATATGAATGATTTAACAGAGGGTTATTTTGGTGAGCAAGGTATGTTGGCTTATGTAAAAGGAGTTCAAAGACAAGAAATAAGAAAAGGTGTTTCTTGTGTAAAACATCAAAGAATGGCTGGTTCTGATTTGGGTGATGACCATAAAACTTTTTTTGCTGGAGATAAAGCATTAAAAGCAGGTGGTACAAAGAATACGTCAAATCAATTTGAATCTGGTAAGGCAAATAAAAAAGCCAAAATAGAAGTTTCTAAAGTGGCTTAG
- a CDS encoding ABC transporter permease, producing MLRLLTIEFHKLRYNKASKVLSIIYFGLLTSIALIAAIKFEFGDFKLHLADAGIFNFPYIWHFNTYIAAILKFFLLLVIVSMMSNEYSYKTLKQNLIDGLSKKEFILSKFYTVIAFALISTLFVFIVSLILGLVYSDFDEFSIIVSDLDYLLAFFVKLVGFFSFGLFLGILVKRSAFAVGAMFVWLIIESMFKGYLYWQFQSAENTGEKVDAIMQFLPLEAMANLIKEPFSRLGAVRSAANTMGEIFTKSYAVEVSNVLIVSAWTFIFIYLSYRLLLKRDL from the coding sequence ATGTTAAGACTTCTTACTATAGAATTTCATAAATTAAGATATAATAAAGCCAGTAAAGTATTGTCTATAATTTACTTCGGACTTTTAACTTCAATCGCTTTAATAGCCGCAATTAAATTTGAGTTTGGCGATTTTAAATTACATTTAGCAGATGCTGGTATTTTTAATTTTCCTTACATCTGGCACTTTAACACTTACATAGCTGCAATTTTAAAATTCTTTTTATTGTTGGTGATAGTATCAATGATGTCTAACGAATACAGTTATAAAACCTTAAAACAAAACTTGATAGATGGTTTAAGTAAAAAGGAATTTATTCTATCTAAATTTTATACGGTAATTGCTTTTGCGCTTATTTCTACCCTATTTGTATTTATTGTTTCTTTAATTCTAGGTCTTGTTTATTCAGATTTTGATGAATTTTCAATAATCGTTTCTGATTTAGATTACTTATTAGCCTTTTTTGTAAAGCTTGTTGGGTTTTTCTCTTTTGGTTTATTCCTAGGGATTTTAGTTAAAAGATCTGCTTTTGCTGTTGGTGCAATGTTTGTGTGGTTAATTATAGAAAGCATGTTTAAAGGATATTTGTATTGGCAATTTCAAAGTGCAGAAAATACAGGCGAAAAAGTAGACGCTATTATGCAATTTTTACCTTTAGAAGCTATGGCTAATTTAATTAAGGAGCCTTTTTCTAGATTGGGCGCAGTTAGATCTGCAGCAAATACTATGGGTGAAATATTTACAAAAAGTTATGCTGTAGAAGTTTCTAACGTGCTTATAGTGTCAGCATGGACTTTTATATTCATTTACTTATCTTATAGATTATTATTAAAGAGAGATTTATAA
- a CDS encoding ABC transporter ATP-binding protein has translation METILSLKNLDKKYGKVHAVNDLSFDIQKGNVYGILGPNGSGKSTTLGIILNVVNRTSGEFSWFDGKLSTHEALKKVGAIIERPNFYPYMTATQNLSLICRIKGISTEKIDEKLQTVNLFERRNSKFSTFSLGMKQRLAIASALLNDPEILILDEPTNGLDPQGIHEIREIIKKIAANGTTILLASHLLDEVEKVCSHVVVIRKGVKLYSGRVDEMTASKGLFELKVDTDEEKLISLLENHEAILKVTKEQDQIIATLNNEISASEINSLLFKNGLVLSHLVKRKPSLEQQFLDLTKNN, from the coding sequence TTGGAAACTATCTTATCACTCAAAAATCTTGACAAAAAATATGGCAAAGTTCATGCTGTAAACGATTTATCTTTTGATATTCAAAAAGGTAATGTTTACGGAATTCTTGGCCCAAATGGAAGTGGAAAATCTACCACTTTAGGCATCATTTTAAATGTTGTTAACCGAACTTCTGGAGAGTTTTCTTGGTTTGATGGAAAATTATCTACACATGAAGCTTTAAAAAAAGTAGGCGCTATAATTGAGCGACCTAATTTTTACCCATACATGACAGCCACTCAAAATCTATCGTTAATCTGTAGAATAAAAGGAATATCTACAGAAAAAATAGATGAGAAATTACAAACGGTTAATCTTTTTGAAAGAAGAAACAGCAAGTTTAGTACGTTTTCTTTAGGTATGAAACAACGTTTGGCAATTGCTTCTGCTTTGTTAAACGATCCTGAAATTTTAATTTTAGATGAACCTACAAACGGTTTAGATCCTCAAGGAATTCATGAAATTAGAGAAATTATAAAAAAAATTGCTGCAAATGGCACTACTATTTTATTAGCATCGCACTTGTTAGACGAAGTAGAAAAAGTTTGTAGCCATGTAGTTGTAATTAGAAAAGGAGTAAAATTATATTCTGGTAGGGTTGATGAAATGACTGCTTCTAAAGGTTTATTTGAATTGAAAGTAGATACTGATGAAGAGAAATTAATTTCTTTGTTAGAAAATCATGAGGCAATATTAAAAGTGACAAAAGAACAAGATCAAATTATTGCTACACTAAATAATGAAATTTCTGCTTCTGAAATAAACAGTTTGTTATTTAAAAACGGATTGGTTTTAAGCCATTTGGTAAAACGTAAACCAAGTTTAGAGCAACAATTTTTAGATTTAACAAAAAACAACTAA
- a CDS encoding PaaI family thioesterase, whose translation MDTESLLAAFNARNKNTLMETLDIEYVAIGDDFLTAKMPVSPKVHQPYGQLHGGATAALAETVGSAASNFFIDNKNQFINGIQLSINHIKSKREGTVFATAKNIHKGKSTHLWEVTIVDEQDNLISVAKMTNIVLARK comes from the coding sequence ATGGATACAGAAAGTCTTTTAGCTGCTTTTAATGCGCGTAATAAAAATACGTTGATGGAAACACTTGATATTGAATATGTTGCTATTGGGGATGATTTTTTGACTGCTAAAATGCCTGTTTCACCAAAAGTACATCAACCTTATGGGCAATTGCATGGAGGTGCAACTGCTGCATTAGCAGAAACTGTGGGTAGTGCAGCATCTAATTTTTTTATTGATAATAAAAATCAGTTTATAAACGGAATTCAACTTTCTATAAATCATATAAAAAGTAAAAGAGAAGGTACTGTTTTTGCAACCGCAAAAAACATTCATAAGGGAAAAAGCACGCATTTATGGGAAGTTACCATTGTAGATGAACAAGATAATTTAATTTCTGTTGCTAAAATGACAAACATTGTTTTAGCGAGAAAGTAG